A stretch of Desulfitobacterium dichloroeliminans LMG P-21439 DNA encodes these proteins:
- a CDS encoding vitamin B12-dependent ribonucleotide reductase: MLSFVESLPKTWLRANLTPNARVILEKRYLKQENGKVAESPEEMLYRVASVIAQIEEKFGKGKKEVKELTKSFYEMMAKLEFMPNSPTLMNAGRDLGQLSACFVLPIDDSMEEIFDAIKNAAIIHKSGGGTGFSFSRLRPKNSTVRSTGGVASGPVSFMKVFNAATEAVKQGGTRRGANMGILRVDHPDILEFITCKEDNKEITNFNISVGITEAFMKAVQEKAQYNLIDPHSKEAVGQLYAPDVFTMIVDRAWRNGEPGVIFIDRLNRDNPTPQLGEIEATNPCGEQPLLPNEACNLGSINLKLMVTEKDGKVVVDWERLGTITRTATRFLDNVIEANTYPLPAIEAMVKGNRKIGLGVMGFADMLILLQASYASEDGVEYAEKIMNFIQTEARLESQRLAEERGNFPNYKGSIYDGVRPLRNATLTTIAPTGTISMICGASSGVEPLFAVAYTKTVMDGTALIEVNPIFQSFAEEYGFNSPELMRKIAEKGTVLGFSEVPNWVQEVFVTAQEIDPEWHIRIQAAFQKYTDNAVSKTINFANEATHEDIAKAYELAYELNCKGLTVYRDGSREEQVLSTGIAKKADEKATEPKGQASNTESDSDEFVIPKMPFIPEVNTVLPRPRPTTTTGVTEKIRIGCGNLYVSVMADEKGICEIFTNTGRAGGCSSQSEATARLISIALRSGISVDAIIEQVKGIRCPACIRREGVKVTSCPDAIARVIKEYVELGKGKMNSVTFKTEPEVEEKPVQSKSASFTGGQKVRSTVAEANSCPECGMGINHESGCVVCTHCGYSKCG; this comes from the coding sequence ATGTTGAGTTTCGTAGAATCATTACCAAAAACTTGGCTCAGAGCCAACCTGACACCGAATGCCCGGGTTATTTTAGAAAAACGTTACCTCAAGCAAGAGAATGGGAAAGTAGCCGAGAGCCCGGAAGAAATGCTTTACCGGGTGGCTTCTGTCATCGCCCAGATCGAAGAGAAATTTGGCAAAGGGAAAAAAGAAGTCAAAGAGTTAACGAAATCTTTCTATGAGATGATGGCCAAGCTCGAATTTATGCCCAACTCCCCAACCTTGATGAATGCAGGACGTGATCTGGGTCAGCTCAGCGCTTGTTTTGTATTACCGATTGACGACAGTATGGAAGAGATTTTCGATGCCATTAAAAACGCAGCTATTATTCATAAATCGGGTGGAGGGACAGGCTTTAGCTTTTCCCGTTTACGCCCTAAAAATAGCACCGTCCGTTCCACCGGTGGGGTAGCTTCAGGTCCGGTATCCTTTATGAAGGTCTTTAATGCTGCTACCGAAGCGGTAAAGCAGGGGGGAACCCGGCGCGGGGCCAATATGGGAATCCTGCGGGTAGACCATCCGGATATTCTGGAATTCATCACCTGTAAAGAAGATAATAAAGAAATCACCAACTTCAATATTTCCGTAGGAATCACAGAAGCCTTTATGAAGGCCGTCCAAGAAAAGGCTCAGTATAACCTAATTGACCCCCATTCCAAGGAAGCTGTTGGTCAGCTCTACGCACCTGACGTGTTTACGATGATCGTGGATCGTGCCTGGAGAAATGGCGAGCCGGGAGTCATCTTTATTGATCGCCTCAATCGAGATAATCCTACCCCTCAGCTGGGTGAGATTGAAGCCACCAATCCCTGTGGTGAGCAGCCGCTGCTCCCCAATGAGGCCTGCAATTTAGGCTCTATTAACCTTAAACTGATGGTGACTGAAAAAGACGGTAAAGTCGTGGTGGATTGGGAGCGCTTAGGCACAATCACACGCACGGCGACCCGCTTTTTAGATAATGTTATCGAGGCCAACACTTATCCTCTACCGGCTATTGAAGCGATGGTGAAGGGCAACCGTAAGATTGGCTTAGGCGTTATGGGCTTTGCCGATATGTTGATTCTTCTCCAGGCCTCCTATGCTTCTGAGGATGGGGTAGAATATGCTGAGAAGATTATGAACTTCATTCAGACTGAAGCGAGATTAGAATCCCAAAGGTTGGCTGAAGAGAGAGGAAACTTCCCTAACTATAAAGGCTCCATCTATGACGGTGTCCGTCCTTTGCGCAATGCAACGCTGACCACTATCGCACCTACGGGGACCATCTCTATGATCTGTGGAGCGTCCAGTGGGGTTGAGCCACTGTTTGCCGTAGCTTATACTAAGACCGTCATGGACGGGACTGCTTTGATCGAAGTGAATCCCATCTTCCAAAGCTTCGCCGAAGAATATGGCTTTAATTCTCCGGAGCTTATGCGCAAGATTGCCGAAAAGGGAACAGTCCTAGGGTTTTCTGAAGTTCCGAATTGGGTTCAGGAGGTCTTCGTCACTGCTCAGGAGATCGACCCTGAATGGCATATCCGTATCCAAGCGGCCTTTCAAAAGTACACAGATAATGCTGTGTCCAAGACAATCAACTTTGCCAATGAGGCTACTCATGAAGATATAGCAAAGGCGTATGAACTGGCTTATGAGCTTAATTGCAAAGGCTTAACTGTCTATCGTGATGGCAGCCGCGAGGAGCAAGTTCTCTCGACTGGAATTGCCAAGAAGGCAGACGAGAAGGCAACAGAGCCCAAGGGACAAGCCTCTAATACAGAGAGTGATTCTGATGAATTCGTCATTCCCAAGATGCCTTTCATCCCGGAAGTGAACACCGTTTTACCTCGCCCCCGTCCGACCACCACTACAGGGGTCACCGAGAAGATTCGTATCGGTTGCGGTAATCTCTATGTGAGCGTCATGGCTGATGAGAAGGGAATTTGCGAGATCTTTACCAACACTGGCCGAGCAGGTGGCTGTTCCTCTCAGTCTGAAGCGACAGCTCGCTTAATCTCCATCGCTCTTCGTTCCGGGATCTCCGTCGATGCCATCATCGAGCAAGTCAAGGGCATACGTTGTCCTGCTTGTATCCGTCGTGAAGGGGTCAAAGTCACCTCCTGCCCCGATGCAATCGCCCGGGTCATCAAGGAATATGTCGAGCTTGGCAAAGGAAAAATGAACTCAGTCACCTTTAAAACTGAACCGGAAGTAGAAGAGAAACCTGTCCAAAGCAAGAGTGCTTCCTTTACCGGTGGTCAAAAGGTCCGCTCCACAGTAGCCGAAGCCAATTCCTGCCCAGAGTGCGGCATGGGAATTAATCATGAAAGCGGTTGCGTCGTTTGCACCCATTGCGGCTATTCAAAATGCGGTTGA
- a CDS encoding YopX family protein translates to MRLLKFRVWNKVSKKMHNPQAISFDIQSCDPFAVSIPGKSWDPVGKYELLQWTGLTDADGLDVYEADLVLISSEVYKVHWNEAQATFELNALGSSSQKDVRVIPSLGKVIGNMYQNENI, encoded by the coding sequence TTGAGACTATTAAAATTCCGTGTATGGAATAAGGTTTCCAAGAAAATGCATAATCCTCAAGCGATTAGCTTTGACATTCAAAGCTGTGATCCCTTTGCGGTGAGCATTCCAGGAAAGTCTTGGGATCCCGTAGGGAAATATGAATTATTACAATGGACAGGTTTAACCGATGCCGATGGCTTGGATGTGTATGAAGCTGATCTTGTACTCATCTCCTCTGAGGTTTATAAAGTCCATTGGAATGAGGCCCAAGCAACCTTTGAGTTAAACGCCTTAGGGAGTTCCTCACAAAAAGACGTCAGGGTCATCCCTTCCCTAGGCAAAGTGATTGGGAATATGTATCAAAACGAAAACATCTAG
- a CDS encoding efflux RND transporter periplasmic adaptor subunit yields the protein MDWKRASDWVKSHKKLTFAALAVLVLGLVMVNLQLRPASVQGYKISKQEYVPSLLLSGEVIPEISAEISTLTTGVVQEILVKEGAQVEKGQLLIQLDDRQAQNAYQNAQLNLDLANLNLQQATTVNLANVKQAYVQAQLASEESHKELERNKALAEAGAISQVEVEKAERNVKNTDEKVVAAKLAYEALEANGVNRAILERQREQRELELKDRKRQLEEYQIKAPFKGQLQELSVQVGELLPAASKVGSLATSEKSRIRVKPDQRYTNLAAFNQEANVWLSSDANTKWEGKVVFTKPVGDASQGSFTAEIQLMEAVPELYPGRLVSVQLFGASQKDALIVPSALLIELDGVSGVWLAKDSQAHFVPVQVGLQTLEGAILIAGVEEGDIVLEPADLKEGQNISVQ from the coding sequence ATGGATTGGAAAAGAGCCTCGGATTGGGTAAAGAGTCACAAAAAGCTAACATTCGCAGCTCTAGCGGTTTTGGTGCTAGGCTTGGTTATGGTTAACCTGCAGCTTAGGCCGGCTTCCGTTCAAGGATACAAAATTAGTAAGCAGGAGTATGTCCCTTCTTTGTTGCTTAGTGGTGAAGTGATACCTGAAATCAGCGCCGAGATATCCACCTTGACAACTGGCGTCGTTCAGGAAATCCTTGTCAAAGAAGGTGCGCAGGTAGAGAAAGGACAGCTCTTGATCCAACTGGATGACCGCCAGGCGCAGAACGCATATCAGAATGCCCAATTGAACCTAGACCTGGCTAATCTTAATCTGCAACAGGCAACCACGGTTAATCTAGCCAATGTCAAGCAGGCCTATGTCCAAGCGCAGTTGGCATCGGAGGAGTCTCATAAGGAGCTGGAACGGAACAAAGCTCTAGCTGAGGCGGGAGCTATCAGCCAAGTTGAGGTGGAGAAGGCAGAACGCAACGTAAAGAACACTGACGAAAAAGTCGTGGCTGCCAAATTGGCCTATGAAGCTCTGGAAGCGAACGGCGTCAATCGAGCCATACTCGAACGCCAACGAGAGCAAAGGGAACTAGAACTTAAGGATAGAAAACGACAGCTAGAGGAGTATCAGATCAAAGCCCCCTTTAAGGGGCAGCTTCAGGAACTCAGCGTTCAGGTGGGTGAATTACTACCTGCGGCCAGCAAGGTAGGTAGTCTGGCCACCAGTGAAAAAAGCAGAATTCGCGTGAAGCCAGATCAACGCTACACTAACCTGGCTGCCTTTAACCAAGAGGCAAACGTTTGGCTATCTTCCGATGCGAACACGAAGTGGGAGGGCAAAGTAGTCTTTACCAAACCAGTCGGTGATGCCAGTCAAGGATCTTTTACAGCTGAAATTCAGTTGATGGAGGCTGTACCTGAACTTTATCCTGGTCGTTTAGTTTCGGTACAACTTTTTGGTGCCTCCCAAAAGGACGCGCTTATTGTACCGAGTGCTTTATTGATCGAATTAGATGGTGTCTCGGGAGTCTGGCTGGCCAAGGATTCGCAAGCTCACTTTGTTCCTGTGCAAGTGGGACTGCAAACCTTAGAAGGAGCAATCCTTATTGCTGGTGTTGAGGAAGGGGACATCGTCCTAGAGCCTGCTGATTTAAAGGAAGGGCAAAACATCTCGGTTCAATGA
- a CDS encoding ABC transporter permease, giving the protein MLNRLKFEWSLADRFLKESKGQTALITTGIAIGVAVMVFLSALIDGLQADLIDNTVGNSPHITVTNTESARIGAFEGQGPRTLIIDSTQSMQKPMVEWQALEIILAQDNRTESVLPVVEGSGLVRRGQTSRGIVLRGFDLTKADQIYDITSRIVAGSKTPNEGAVLIGKDLADNLGVNPGDPIFLELPGKEPLALTIDSIFSLGTAAVDERWVIVGQQKAGALLGLGDQITSMEVQVKDVFTAEEMARTMSKQFPNTKWVSWQETNASLLVALQSQSSSSYTIQFFVLLAVILGVSSVLAISAVQKSKEIGILKAIGIRTSSIARVFLIQGALLGVLGVTLGFGLGLGMSIIFITFAGTAFTLLLKPLTMFIILSATMISATLSAYLPARQVSQLNPIEVIRNG; this is encoded by the coding sequence ATGTTAAATAGACTTAAGTTTGAATGGAGTTTAGCTGACCGTTTCTTAAAGGAAAGCAAAGGGCAGACCGCCTTGATTACGACTGGAATCGCCATTGGAGTGGCTGTTATGGTTTTTTTAAGCGCTTTGATCGATGGTCTCCAGGCGGACTTGATAGATAATACCGTCGGCAACTCCCCTCATATTACCGTGACCAATACAGAAAGTGCCAGAATAGGTGCCTTTGAAGGCCAGGGTCCGCGGACTTTGATCATTGATTCTACCCAAAGTATGCAGAAACCGATGGTCGAATGGCAGGCCTTGGAGATAATTCTTGCCCAGGACAATAGAACAGAGAGCGTACTGCCCGTAGTGGAAGGTTCTGGCCTGGTAAGAAGGGGGCAAACTAGCAGGGGCATCGTCCTTCGGGGCTTCGACCTAACCAAGGCGGATCAGATCTATGACATTACTTCCAGAATAGTCGCAGGAAGCAAAACCCCTAATGAAGGGGCTGTGTTGATCGGAAAAGATCTGGCAGATAACTTAGGGGTCAACCCTGGCGATCCAATTTTTCTGGAACTCCCTGGCAAAGAACCTTTGGCCCTCACTATCGACAGTATATTTAGCTTGGGAACGGCTGCCGTCGATGAACGATGGGTGATTGTCGGTCAGCAAAAGGCAGGGGCCCTATTAGGACTGGGCGACCAGATTACCTCGATGGAAGTTCAGGTTAAAGACGTTTTTACTGCGGAAGAAATGGCTCGGACCATGAGCAAACAGTTTCCTAATACAAAGTGGGTTAGTTGGCAGGAGACCAACGCTTCTCTATTGGTAGCGCTCCAAAGCCAAAGCAGTTCTAGCTATACTATTCAATTTTTTGTTTTACTGGCAGTAATTCTTGGGGTTTCTTCGGTACTAGCTATCAGTGCCGTCCAAAAATCCAAAGAAATTGGCATCTTGAAAGCCATCGGAATTCGGACGAGTAGCATAGCAAGAGTATTTTTGATTCAGGGTGCCTTGCTTGGTGTATTGGGTGTAACCCTGGGCTTTGGGCTAGGTTTGGGAATGAGCATTATATTTATTACCTTTGCCGGAACTGCCTTTACCCTCCTCTTAAAACCTCTGACTATGTTCATTATTCTGAGTGCGACGATGATATCAGCGACTCTTTCCGCGTACCTACCGGCACGGCAGGTTTCTCAACTTAATCCCATCGAGGTGATTCGCAATGGCTAA
- a CDS encoding ABC transporter ATP-binding protein, translated as MAKVLLKTINLVRDFGTNGEARVLHGIDLEVEQGDFITLIGASGSGKSTLLNILGALDRPTQGEVIIEGTDLRKLNDDELAYFRNKTMGFIFQSHFLLPQFSILENVLIPYQIYTGRVTTEIRNRALDLLDRVGLSHRINSRANAISGGEQQRGAIARALINKPRMILADEPTGNLDSTNTEKVFQLLKDINQESKTTFIMVTHDRNLATQSNRLVEMKDGRILRDKRMGTNLG; from the coding sequence ATGGCTAAGGTTTTATTAAAAACCATTAACTTGGTTCGTGACTTTGGTACTAACGGTGAGGCCCGCGTCCTGCACGGTATCGATCTAGAAGTTGAGCAGGGTGATTTCATCACCCTTATTGGGGCTTCGGGATCAGGCAAGAGCACTCTGTTAAATATCCTGGGGGCTTTAGATCGGCCTACCCAAGGGGAAGTGATCATCGAGGGAACGGATCTACGCAAACTTAATGATGATGAATTAGCTTATTTTCGTAATAAAACCATGGGATTCATCTTTCAGTCTCATTTCCTTTTGCCTCAGTTCAGCATTCTTGAGAATGTCTTGATTCCGTACCAGATTTATACGGGTCGCGTGACCACGGAGATTCGTAACAGGGCGCTAGACCTTCTTGACAGGGTCGGACTAAGTCATCGCATCAATAGTCGAGCTAATGCTATCTCCGGCGGAGAGCAGCAGAGAGGGGCTATAGCCCGGGCGCTAATCAATAAACCGAGGATGATTTTAGCGGATGAGCCTACGGGCAATCTAGACTCCACTAATACTGAAAAAGTATTTCAACTGCTGAAAGATATCAACCAGGAATCGAAAACCACCTTTATCATGGTTACCCATGACAGAAACCTAGCAACTCAGTCCAATCGTCTTGTAGAGATGAAAGACGGCAGGATTTTAAGAGATAAGAGGATGGGGACTAACCTTGGATAG
- a CDS encoding ABC transporter ATP-binding protein: MTIKKPKVTVNNLTKQFKDLLVLDNINFQVGEGEFLCIVGPTGCGKTTFLNLLSKLMPSTRGDICIDNVSADPKRHNISFVFQEPSCMPWRTVRQNIAYGMEVKKFPPAEIKRQVDKTLELIGLANCADLYPNQISSSMEQRVAVARAFAATPDLLLMDEPYGQLDVKLRYYLEDELIKIWQEFKTTVIFVTHNIEEAVYLAERILILSNKPTTIKAEVNIDLPRPRNFLDPKFLQIREQVTELIRWW; the protein is encoded by the coding sequence ATGACTATAAAGAAACCTAAGGTTACAGTGAACAATCTAACTAAACAGTTTAAAGATCTACTTGTCCTAGATAACATTAATTTTCAGGTTGGGGAAGGAGAGTTTCTTTGCATTGTTGGTCCAACTGGTTGCGGTAAAACAACCTTCTTAAATCTTTTATCCAAACTTATGCCATCAACCCGAGGGGATATCTGTATTGATAATGTGTCGGCTGATCCCAAGCGACATAATATTTCTTTCGTATTTCAGGAACCTTCCTGCATGCCTTGGCGGACCGTTCGGCAAAACATTGCCTACGGTATGGAAGTAAAAAAGTTCCCTCCTGCCGAGATCAAGCGACAAGTGGATAAAACCCTAGAGTTGATCGGTTTGGCAAATTGCGCTGATCTCTATCCTAATCAAATATCTTCTAGCATGGAACAACGAGTCGCAGTCGCTAGAGCCTTCGCCGCTACGCCGGATCTGCTTCTGATGGATGAACCTTACGGGCAATTGGATGTTAAATTGCGTTATTACTTAGAAGATGAATTGATTAAGATTTGGCAGGAGTTCAAGACGACAGTTATTTTTGTTACTCACAATATCGAAGAGGCCGTTTACCTAGCAGAAAGAATATTGATTTTAAGCAATAAACCTACCACTATCAAGGCAGAAGTAAACATCGATTTACCGAGGCCTAGAAATTTCCTCGACCCTAAATTTCTGCAAATTAGAGAACAAGTGACCGAGTTAATCCGCTGGTGGTAA
- a CDS encoding ABC transporter substrate-binding protein, whose product MMNKKMQMRTLGLVVVSLLLIMVVVSGCGSSSQPVTKDGALTKIRVSHQPEFETFLSYRAQQEGLDKKNGLEFEIKYFDSGMPQVEAIPANEWDVGATGGVPAIMAALRYDTYIIGIADDESFANVVMARPDSPLLKGESPEGKDILVTTVSSGHYALSQYLNTFGITDKDVKIQNLEQAQGVAAFDSGVGDAVALWAPFMYTGLQKGWEVVASGDDVGAKIPLVLVANKKFADEHPDLVVKYLDIYFQKIDEIKKEGANLAPEYQTFLKDWAAMEIDLDTAAMDIEKHPVYTLEEQLAMFDSSKGDSEIYKWMDSIASFFTEQGRFTPEESEKVMKSPFINDTFLKALAKEKGLIK is encoded by the coding sequence ATGATGAACAAAAAAATGCAGATGCGTACATTAGGTCTGGTTGTTGTATCACTATTACTTATTATGGTGGTTGTTAGCGGGTGTGGCTCGAGCTCTCAGCCGGTCACAAAGGACGGAGCTCTCACGAAAATCAGAGTTAGTCATCAACCCGAATTTGAAACGTTCTTGTCTTACCGTGCCCAACAAGAGGGATTGGACAAAAAGAATGGACTTGAGTTTGAAATAAAGTACTTTGATTCAGGAATGCCACAAGTTGAAGCTATTCCCGCCAATGAATGGGATGTTGGCGCAACTGGTGGTGTTCCCGCTATAATGGCAGCCCTCCGCTATGACACCTATATCATAGGGATCGCTGATGATGAATCTTTCGCCAATGTTGTCATGGCTCGACCGGATAGCCCGCTTCTGAAAGGTGAATCTCCCGAGGGGAAAGACATTCTGGTTACAACAGTTTCCAGCGGCCACTACGCCTTATCCCAATATCTAAATACTTTTGGCATCACCGATAAGGATGTAAAAATCCAGAATTTAGAACAGGCACAAGGCGTTGCCGCCTTTGATTCTGGCGTCGGCGATGCTGTTGCACTTTGGGCCCCCTTTATGTATACAGGATTGCAAAAAGGTTGGGAAGTAGTCGCTTCTGGAGATGACGTAGGCGCAAAAATACCTCTAGTTTTGGTTGCCAACAAAAAATTTGCCGATGAACATCCAGATCTAGTCGTTAAATACCTGGACATTTATTTCCAAAAGATTGACGAGATTAAAAAAGAAGGTGCAAATTTAGCTCCTGAATACCAAACCTTCTTGAAAGACTGGGCCGCAATGGAAATCGACTTAGATACAGCTGCTATGGATATCGAGAAACACCCCGTCTATACACTGGAAGAGCAGCTGGCTATGTTCGACAGTTCCAAGGGTGACAGTGAAATATACAAATGGATGGATAGCATCGCTAGCTTCTTCACAGAACAGGGACGCTTTACTCCTGAAGAAAGTGAGAAAGTCATGAAGAGCCCCTTTATTAACGATACTTTTTTGAAAGCATTGGCTAAAGAGAAAGGCCTAATTAAGTAA
- a CDS encoding ABC transporter permease encodes MDHEQKKILKYLPYLSLITLFVVWELIVRLGIIPSTMLASPTQVIKLFVVKLTQANPDGAILAVHVWTSLQEALIGYLLALAIGIPLGLAMGWFVVVEGLARPIFEIIRPIPPVAWIPLAIFWFGIGLTGKVFIIWASGVVPCVINSFVGVRMTNPTLIRMARTYGASNWEIFKNICVPSALPMVFGGLQVALAASWTALVAAELIAANTGLGFLITMGRRLLMPDMVVLGMFMVGLTGVVIGIIVDKIEKKLVAGVRR; translated from the coding sequence ATGGATCATGAACAGAAAAAGATCCTCAAATACCTCCCCTATCTTAGCCTGATAACGCTGTTTGTCGTATGGGAACTGATTGTGAGATTGGGTATCATACCTAGTACGATGTTGGCATCGCCTACTCAGGTCATTAAACTGTTTGTTGTTAAGCTGACCCAAGCCAATCCAGATGGCGCGATTTTAGCAGTCCATGTTTGGACCAGCCTACAAGAGGCCCTGATCGGTTATCTGTTAGCTCTAGCCATCGGTATTCCTCTGGGGCTGGCGATGGGATGGTTTGTTGTCGTCGAAGGCCTAGCGCGCCCCATCTTTGAAATTATCCGCCCCATCCCGCCGGTAGCATGGATTCCCTTGGCTATCTTTTGGTTTGGCATTGGATTAACGGGCAAGGTCTTCATTATTTGGGCTTCTGGGGTTGTTCCCTGCGTCATTAACTCTTTTGTCGGCGTTCGTATGACCAATCCTACTCTCATTCGCATGGCGCGCACTTACGGGGCCTCGAATTGGGAAATTTTCAAGAACATTTGTGTCCCGTCTGCCCTCCCCATGGTTTTTGGCGGTTTACAAGTAGCGTTGGCCGCCTCCTGGACCGCACTGGTCGCCGCTGAACTCATCGCCGCTAATACGGGTCTAGGATTCCTCATTACCATGGGTCGCCGCCTTTTAATGCCTGATATGGTGGTTCTCGGAATGTTCATGGTTGGGCTTACGGGTGTGGTCATCGGAATTATCGTCGATAAAATAGAGAAAAAACTTGTCGCGGGAGTGAGGAGGTAA
- a CDS encoding ABC transporter permease produces the protein MDGTKTTTATSWQNRLGNPLKNKWVLYIISIVGFLLIWDLAAVTHITGKFLPRPIEVFIRLQDMLVNPLAGKTLLEHLWFSLRRVLIGFGIAVMIGVPIGVGMSINKYINAIVKPIFDLFKPMPPIAWISLAILWFGINETSKIFIIVIGAIVPCIINSYNGIRLVDESLYDAIRILGANKYQEIIEVTFPAAFPAIFAGIQISLSMAWTTVLAAELVGAREGMGFIIMTGMNLGRPAMIIGGMLVIALTAWVLSALVGYLERKICPWKIDLNH, from the coding sequence ATGGATGGCACAAAAACAACCACGGCAACCTCTTGGCAGAACCGCTTAGGTAATCCTTTAAAAAACAAATGGGTTCTCTATATTATTTCCATCGTCGGCTTTCTATTGATCTGGGACCTTGCGGCGGTGACTCATATCACCGGGAAATTCCTGCCCCGACCTATTGAGGTCTTTATTCGGCTCCAAGATATGTTGGTCAATCCGTTGGCTGGGAAAACGCTTTTGGAGCACCTCTGGTTTAGTTTGCGACGGGTGCTCATCGGCTTTGGCATTGCCGTCATGATCGGTGTCCCGATTGGGGTCGGCATGAGTATCAATAAATATATAAATGCCATTGTGAAACCGATCTTCGATCTGTTCAAACCTATGCCGCCTATTGCCTGGATATCTTTAGCCATCTTGTGGTTTGGCATCAACGAGACGTCAAAGATTTTTATTATCGTCATCGGTGCGATTGTCCCTTGCATCATTAACTCGTATAACGGCATCCGCTTGGTTGACGAATCCCTATACGACGCAATTCGCATATTAGGTGCTAACAAGTATCAAGAGATTATTGAGGTTACCTTCCCCGCCGCTTTTCCGGCGATTTTCGCTGGGATTCAGATTTCCCTCAGCATGGCATGGACCACCGTGTTAGCGGCTGAATTGGTGGGAGCTCGGGAGGGCATGGGCTTTATTATCATGACTGGAATGAACCTTGGTCGGCCGGCAATGATTATCGGCGGTATGCTTGTCATTGCTTTAACAGCTTGGGTACTATCAGCCTTGGTAGGTTACTTAGAAAGGAAGATTTGTCCTTGGAAAATCGATCTGAACCATTAA
- a CDS encoding ABC transporter ATP-binding protein, with protein sequence MENRSEPLNYKISCTGISKNFGDTKVLEKIDLFVKENEFVVILGPGQSGKSTLFRIIAGLETPSTGTVKIEDKEVSGPEPTVGFVFQRYTLFPWKTVMGNVEMSLKLKNMPLQKRREIAQHYIDLVGLGGFEKSYPHQLSGGMKQRVGIARAYANNPKIMLMDEPFGQLDAQTRILMEQEMVRIWEAEKRTICFVTNNIEEAIFLGDRIITLEGKLPGRLGLAYEVNLPRPREFTDIEFLKLRQKITDDTQLTL encoded by the coding sequence TTGGAAAATCGATCTGAACCATTAAACTATAAAATTAGTTGTACCGGAATTAGTAAGAATTTTGGGGACACCAAAGTCCTGGAAAAGATAGATCTCTTCGTTAAAGAAAATGAGTTTGTGGTTATTCTCGGTCCAGGTCAATCGGGGAAATCTACTCTTTTCAGGATTATTGCTGGACTAGAGACACCTAGCACAGGTACGGTTAAAATCGAAGACAAGGAGGTCTCTGGTCCAGAACCGACGGTTGGCTTTGTTTTTCAACGGTATACACTATTTCCCTGGAAAACAGTGATGGGAAATGTGGAAATGAGCCTTAAACTAAAAAATATGCCCCTCCAAAAGCGTCGCGAAATAGCCCAGCATTATATCGACCTGGTCGGACTCGGTGGTTTTGAAAAAAGCTACCCCCATCAGCTAAGTGGCGGTATGAAACAGCGTGTCGGAATAGCCCGTGCTTACGCCAACAATCCTAAAATAATGTTGATGGATGAACCTTTTGGTCAATTGGATGCTCAGACGAGAATTTTAATGGAGCAAGAAATGGTAAGGATTTGGGAAGCAGAAAAGAGAACCATTTGTTTCGTGACCAACAACATCGAAGAGGCTATCTTTCTTGGCGATCGCATTATTACTTTGGAGGGTAAGTTGCCAGGAAGACTTGGTCTCGCCTATGAAGTCAATCTGCCGCGTCCGCGGGAATTTACGGACATCGAGTTTTTAAAGCTACGGCAAAAGATTACCGATGATACTCAGCTGACCCTGTAA